The following are encoded together in the Clostridium sp. BJN0013 genome:
- a CDS encoding potassium channel family protein, whose translation MRWFINLHKLEKKTILLMLALLYVSILFSFGFIYWDIANDSQGEFFIFQNDVNMNTKVEAFRKSLNIPIYNREFKDMVKYLISSNEYKRPIAKLETPGSSFSANIFTFDKVLGENWANYYYLLFQSQDITHISIEDLGEDKVSSKFNSNKLKICFYKINEEEQYKDFKSYKKSDKSKFKKIDSKYVWVNNYTSLYNEIFRKEYFYYPLNFYFPKLIENSISFLDDSPLVLRSIINGNFKYPIWNFMYFSAVTMTTLGYGDILPNSMVVRILVMLETIFGVIIIGVFVSCLFWDKK comes from the coding sequence ATGAGGTGGTTTATTAATTTACATAAGCTTGAGAAAAAGACTATTTTACTTATGTTAGCATTGCTTTATGTTAGCATATTATTTTCTTTTGGATTTATTTACTGGGATATAGCTAATGATTCCCAGGGAGAATTTTTTATATTTCAAAATGATGTGAACATGAATACAAAGGTAGAAGCTTTTAGAAAGAGTTTGAATATCCCCATATATAATAGAGAATTTAAAGACATGGTAAAATATTTAATATCCTCTAATGAATATAAAAGACCCATTGCAAAACTAGAGACTCCTGGATCATCTTTTTCTGCAAATATATTTACCTTTGATAAAGTATTAGGAGAAAATTGGGCTAATTATTATTATCTTTTATTTCAAAGTCAAGATATTACCCATATAAGTATAGAAGACCTAGGAGAAGATAAAGTAAGTAGTAAATTTAATAGTAATAAGTTAAAAATATGTTTTTACAAGATAAATGAAGAGGAACAATATAAGGATTTTAAGAGTTATAAAAAAAGTGATAAGAGTAAATTTAAAAAGATAGATAGCAAATATGTCTGGGTAAATAATTATACCTCACTTTATAATGAAATTTTTAGGAAGGAATATTTTTATTATCCTCTAAATTTTTATTTTCCAAAACTTATAGAAAACTCCATATCTTTTTTAGATGATAGTCCTTTGGTACTGAGATCTATAATAAATGGAAATTTCAAATATCCAATATGGAATTTTATGTATTTTAGTGCTGTTACTATGACTACATTAGGTTATGGAGATATTTTGCCTAATTCTATGGTTGTTAGGATATTGGTTATGCTTGAAACCATATTTGGAGTAATTATAATAGGAGTATTTGTATCTTGTTTGTTTTGGGATAAAAAGTAA
- the argB gene encoding acetylglutamate kinase, whose protein sequence is MDYNEVAKILAESLPYIQKYRGKTIVVKYGGSAMLDEQLKKYVINDLVLMKCVGINLVVVHGGGPFISSYLKKLNKKSVFIDGLRYTDEETMDIVQMVLSGKVNKDLVKLIQSYGGKALGLCGIDGAMIKAEKISKDVDLGRVGEITNINTEIIISSIDNGYIPVISSIAFGDDNETYNINADTCTFKIAAALKAQNLILLTDVPGVMTDIEDKSTLISELRLKDIPRLYEDNIIKGGMLPKINCCVEAIKSGVKSAHIIDGRVPHCLLVELFSKEGIGTMIY, encoded by the coding sequence TTGGATTATAATGAGGTGGCAAAAATATTAGCTGAATCACTGCCATATATTCAAAAATACAGAGGAAAAACAATAGTTGTTAAGTATGGTGGCAGTGCTATGTTGGATGAACAGCTAAAAAAATATGTTATAAATGATTTAGTACTTATGAAATGTGTGGGAATAAATTTAGTAGTTGTTCATGGAGGAGGTCCATTTATTTCTTCTTATCTAAAAAAATTAAACAAGAAAAGTGTTTTTATAGATGGGCTAAGATATACAGATGAAGAAACTATGGATATAGTTCAAATGGTACTTAGTGGAAAGGTAAATAAAGATTTAGTAAAGTTAATTCAAAGTTATGGTGGAAAAGCTCTTGGGCTCTGTGGAATAGATGGGGCGATGATAAAAGCTGAAAAAATTTCTAAAGACGTGGATTTAGGAAGAGTAGGAGAGATAACAAACATAAATACTGAAATTATTATAAGTTCTATAGATAATGGATATATTCCTGTAATAAGTAGTATAGCATTTGGAGATGACAACGAAACCTACAATATAAATGCAGATACATGTACTTTTAAGATAGCGGCAGCTTTAAAAGCACAAAATTTAATACTTCTTACAGATGTACCTGGAGTTATGACAGATATAGAGGATAAATCTACATTAATTTCAGAACTCAGGTTAAAGGATATCCCAAGATTATATGAAGATAATATTATAAAAGGAGGAATGTTACCTAAAATAAATTGTTGTGTTGAGGCAATTAAATCAGGAGTTAAAAGTGCACACATTATTGATGGTAGAGTACCTCATTGTCTTCTTGTGGAATTATTTTCAAAAGAAGGTATAGGGACTATGATTTATTAG
- a CDS encoding ThiF family adenylyltransferase, which translates to MKQHSLSRTELLFGKEAIKKLNHSTVVLFGLGGVGSFALEALARGGIGHIIIVDDDTICLTNINRQIHANFHTIGKYKTDVLKDRILDINPNCRVESYKIFADKSNIDNIIPLTADYVIDAIDTVSSKISLVVWCKNHNVNIISCMGTGNKLDPTKFKVCDIYDTKICPLAKVMRHELRKRGIKDLKVLYSEEIPKKPKIEEVTTCREGCVCTGGSKKCLLKRQIPSSNSFVPPVAGMIIAGEVIKDILSLN; encoded by the coding sequence ATGAAACAACATTCCCTTTCCAGAACTGAACTATTATTTGGAAAAGAAGCTATAAAAAAATTAAATCATAGTACTGTAGTACTATTTGGTTTAGGTGGCGTAGGAAGTTTTGCCCTAGAAGCTTTAGCAAGAGGGGGTATAGGCCATATTATTATAGTAGATGATGATACTATTTGTCTGACAAATATAAATAGACAAATACATGCAAACTTTCATACAATAGGTAAATATAAAACAGATGTTTTAAAAGATAGAATTTTAGATATAAATCCTAATTGCAGGGTAGAATCTTATAAAATATTTGCAGACAAGAGTAATATAGATAATATTATACCCCTTACTGCAGATTATGTAATAGATGCTATTGATACTGTATCTTCAAAAATATCTCTGGTAGTATGGTGTAAAAATCATAATGTAAATATAATTAGCTGTATGGGTACAGGAAATAAACTAGATCCTACTAAATTTAAAGTATGCGATATTTACGATACAAAAATATGTCCTTTAGCTAAAGTAATGAGACATGAACTTAGAAAACGAGGAATAAAAGACTTAAAAGTATTGTATTCAGAGGAAATACCTAAAAAACCAAAAATAGAAGAAGTTACAACTTGCAGGGAAGGCTGTGTATGTACTGGCGGTTCAAAAAAGTGTTTATTAAAACGTCAAATACCTTCTAGCAATTCCTTTGTTCCTCCTGTGGCAGGAATGATAATAGCAGGTGAGGTAATTAAAGATATATTATCATTAAATTAA
- a CDS encoding S-ribosylhomocysteine lyase: MEKITSFTINHLKLLPGVYVSRRDNINGAIITTFDIRMTRPNFEPVMNTAELHTIEHLGATFLRNHSEYGNKIVYFGPMGCRTGLYLLLGSDRGFESREIIGLVKEMFKFIAEYNGEIPGASARDCGNYLDMNLPMAKYLAKKYLEDVLNSISEKNLNYPK; this comes from the coding sequence ATGGAGAAGATCACTAGTTTTACAATTAATCACCTGAAATTATTACCTGGAGTATATGTTTCACGCAGAGATAATATTAATGGAGCAATAATAACCACATTTGATATTAGGATGACAAGACCAAATTTTGAACCAGTAATGAATACTGCTGAATTGCATACTATTGAACATTTGGGAGCAACCTTTTTAAGAAATCATAGTGAATATGGCAATAAGATAGTTTATTTCGGACCTATGGGTTGTAGAACAGGATTGTATTTATTGCTAGGAAGTGATAGGGGATTTGAATCAAGGGAAATTATAGGTTTAGTTAAAGAGATGTTTAAATTTATTGCAGAATATAATGGTGAAATTCCAGGTGCATCAGCAAGAGATTGCGGAAATTATCTTGATATGAATTTACCTATGGCTAAGTATTTAGCAAAAAAATATTTAGAGGATGTGCTAAATAGCATTAGTGAAAAAAATCTTAATTATCCAAAATAA
- a CDS encoding aspartate aminotransferase family protein, whose product MDYLNYAKKYLMNTYNHLPVVFTYGKGCKLYDTCNKEYLDFTSGIGVMSLGYGNMTWIKAVEAQLEKVVHTSNIFLNIPVLELAKKFTEISNMNKVFFCNSGAEANEGAIKLARKYSFDKHGKARNTILTLKKSFHGRTITTLKAGGQEKLHKYFYPFTEGFKYAEANVEELEKSIDSSICAIMIEPIQGEGGINPLSEEFVHKVFEIAEKEDILVICDEIQCGIGRTGKIYGFNNYGVCPDIISTAKGLGGGLPIGAVLCNEKLKNTFGYGDHGSTFGGNPVCAAGALEVLNIISEDSFLEEVSEKGEFVKEYFKSKNKKSILEVRGMGLMIGIEIEGEASKIQKKALQKGLLVLTAGPNVVRLLPPLIISKEELEAGLNTLYEIIEEE is encoded by the coding sequence TTGGATTATTTAAATTATGCAAAAAAGTATCTTATGAATACTTACAATCATCTCCCTGTGGTGTTTACCTATGGAAAAGGATGTAAGTTATATGATACTTGTAACAAGGAATATTTAGATTTTACATCTGGCATTGGTGTAATGTCCTTAGGTTATGGAAATATGACCTGGATTAAAGCTGTAGAAGCTCAATTGGAAAAAGTAGTTCATACTTCTAATATATTTTTGAATATTCCTGTATTGGAACTAGCCAAAAAATTTACTGAAATTTCAAATATGAATAAAGTGTTTTTTTGTAATTCTGGTGCAGAAGCTAATGAAGGAGCTATAAAATTAGCAAGAAAGTATAGTTTTGATAAACATGGAAAGGCTAGAAATACTATACTCACATTGAAAAAGAGTTTTCATGGAAGAACTATAACTACATTAAAAGCAGGAGGACAGGAAAAGCTTCATAAATATTTTTATCCCTTTACTGAAGGCTTTAAATATGCAGAGGCCAATGTGGAAGAATTAGAAAAATCCATAGATTCATCAATTTGTGCTATTATGATAGAACCTATTCAAGGAGAAGGAGGAATAAATCCACTAAGTGAAGAATTCGTTCATAAGGTTTTTGAAATAGCAGAGAAGGAAGATATCTTGGTTATATGTGATGAAATTCAATGTGGTATAGGAAGAACAGGAAAGATCTATGGTTTTAATAATTATGGTGTTTGTCCAGATATTATATCCACTGCAAAAGGCCTGGGAGGAGGATTACCTATAGGTGCTGTGCTTTGTAATGAAAAATTGAAAAATACCTTTGGATATGGAGATCATGGCTCTACTTTTGGGGGGAATCCTGTTTGTGCAGCGGGTGCCCTAGAAGTATTAAACATAATAAGTGAGGATTCTTTTTTAGAGGAAGTAAGTGAAAAAGGGGAATTTGTTAAGGAGTATTTTAAAAGTAAGAATAAAAAGAGCATATTAGAAGTTCGTGGAATGGGACTTATGATAGGAATAGAAATTGAAGGGGAAGCATCCAAAATCCAAAAGAAAGCTCTCCAGAAAGGTCTTCTTGTATTAACTGCAGGACCAAATGTAGTGAGATTATTACCACCCCTTATTATTTCAAAAGAAGAATTAGAAGCGGGATTAAATACACTATATGAAATTATAGAGGAAGAGTAA